DNA from Sulfurimonas gotlandica GD1:
TCTTGCACTAGCATGTTTGATGTTATAAGCTCTATGATTTTTTCATGATGTTTTTTTGAGAATGTTATCAGCAGCATTAAAAATAGGGTGATTAGAAGAGACATCAGTATATGCATCTCAGTGCCAAATTTGTACATGGCAATTGCAAATGGTGCTAAGAGTATTATGAGGTAGTTTCTAGCCAGGTCTTTATATATTGACAGACTCATTACTGTTCCTGCTGAGAGGCCAGCCACTATCATAGTTAAAAATGCTTGATAAAATGGTTTGTTCTCTGGTAGTAGAACAAAGATACCAACACTGATGATGAGAGAAGTAGCAAGAGCATGGAGTTTAAAGCTTTTCTCAAGAGAATGAAGAGAAGCTTTTTGATTATGATTTAAAAATGATTTTGCTTTTATATGGCGTATAAGAAGAATAGTAGTAAGTGAAAGTAGCCAGATAGATAAAAATATTTTATCAGCAATATTCCAGAATACTATAGTAACTATAATAGAATTGACAATGACAGCAAGAGACGACGTGAGTAGATTTGAAGAAGCTAAGTGAAGAAGCTCATTTCTGATATTTATATTATTTTCAGTAATCTTAATCATTGTTCATACTTAACGGATCCTGTTTATTTGTGGAGTATTATACTATAATTTTCGACCTTTGGAAGACAAGATTTTTTAAACTTCTTTCTTCATCTTCACTTTGAAATTCTTCTACGTTTTCTAAACGCTTTATAAACATGAAACTTGGAGCCAACTCTTTTATAAGCTCTTTTATAAACTCAGCTTCTAAGTCAGGTGAGTTCAAACAAGCTAAAAGTGTACAATCCTCAGATGCTATCTGTTCTAGCTTATTGATTAATTTTCTATAGTCCTTAGTCGCTTCAAAACTTCCTTTTTGAAAGGTAGGCGGGTCGATAATAATCAAATCATACGGACCTTTTCTCTTTATGCTTGAGAATGATTTTAAGATGTTGTAAGAGAAAAAACTAACACTTTTTGTATCAATGTCGTTTAGATGATGATTTGTGCGTCCTGTGCTTAGAGCACTTTTGCTCATGTCGATATTAAAAACTTTATATGCACCGCCAAGCATAGCCGCCACACTAAAAGCACAAGTATAAGAGAAAAGATTTAAAACGCTTTTGTCTTTTGAGTTTGCTTTTACGAACTCTCTTCCATTTTTCATGTCAGGAAAGTATCCGCTGTTAAGGTTAGAGAGTAAGTTTAGCTTTATCTTCATGCCGTTTTCAACTACAAACAGATCATCTGCCAACTCACCGACTATAAGTTCACTCGGAGAACCTTTGATGTAACGGCGTTGTAAAACTATGGTCTTGTGCCTGCTAGATGCTACAAACGACTTTAGCATCTCTATCAGTTCAACTTCATTTTCTTCTTCAAAGTAAAGAGCAACGCTTAAGATGTCATCTATAGAGTCAACGCTCAGATGCTTCCAACCTTTGTAAAGCTCACCACGACCATGAAAAAGTCTCTTAAACTCTGTAGATAAATCTTTTGAGTTTTCTTCTAGGTGTTTTTGTATATCTGAGATGGTCATTTAAACCTTTTCCCAAAAAGTACCTTGTGGCGTGTCCATGATGTTTACGCCAAAGGCTAATATCTCATCACGAAGTTTGTCTGACTCTTGGAAGTTTTTCTCTTTTTTAGCTTCGTCACGTTTTACGATTAGGTCAAATATTTGCAGTTTTGTATGAGCATCTACACCGAATTGAAAGTACTCATAGGCATTTTTACTGCCAAAGCCTAAAATCTTTTCTATGTAAGCTAAGTTTGAAATAGTCTCTCTCTTTAACTCTTTATGTTTTCCTGCCGTGTCTAAAACTTCGTTCGTGCTTGAAATAAACGCTTCTATTAATGCAAGAGCAGAAGATACATTCATATCATCACTAAGAGCTTTTAAAAGTGATTCTTTAAACGGTGTAGCATCTGTACAATCAGCCAGTCCAAAAAGTCTCTTTTTAAGTCTGTATATCTTGTCAAGTCTCTTTTTAGAAGTCGCCAAGTCTTGGGTGTTAAAGTTGAAGTTACTTCTGTAGTGTGTGCTTAAAAGGTAGAAACGCAGAACCTCTCCATCATACTCTTTTAGTGCATCTTTTAAGAAGAAACTGTTTCCTAAACTCTTAGACATTTTCTCGCCGTCAATGTTTACAAAACCATTATGCATCCAGTAGTTTGCCAGTGCATGGTTAGTTGCACATCTAGTCTGTGCAGCTTCATTTTCATGGTGAGGAAAAAGTAGGTCAGCCCCACCACCGTGGATATCTACTGCAAACTCTGCACCCTCGTGAGCAAGATGTTTTTCTATCATCGCAGAACACTCTAGATGCCAACCGGGACGACCTTCACCAAACGGAGAATTAAAAGTGATGGTGTTATCTTTTACGCTCTTCCACAGAGCAAAGTCGGCAGGATTTCTTTTTTGCAAAGAGTTTTCAACTCTTTGCAGTTTGTCATCTTCATCTTGGACTCTTGAAGAGAGAGATAGATACTCGCCATCACTCGAAGTATCAAAGTAAATATCACCCTCAGAAGTTTTATAAGCATGTCCTGAGTCTATAAGTTTT
Protein-coding regions in this window:
- a CDS encoding class I SAM-dependent methyltransferase: MTISDIQKHLEENSKDLSTEFKRLFHGRGELYKGWKHLSVDSIDDILSVALYFEEENEVELIEMLKSFVASSRHKTIVLQRRYIKGSPSELIVGELADDLFVVENGMKIKLNLLSNLNSGYFPDMKNGREFVKANSKDKSVLNLFSYTCAFSVAAMLGGAYKVFNIDMSKSALSTGRTNHHLNDIDTKSVSFFSYNILKSFSSIKRKGPYDLIIIDPPTFQKGSFEATKDYRKLINKLEQIASEDCTLLACLNSPDLEAEFIKELIKELAPSFMFIKRLENVEEFQSEDEERSLKNLVFQRSKIIV
- the cysS gene encoding cysteine--tRNA ligase, with translation MYIYDSVQKTKREFTPLVEGKASLYVCGPTVYDDSHLGHAKSALVFDLLSRVLKANGYDVTYARNITDIDDKIIKKAAESGKDIKEITDFYTDAFHKEMDAIGVSRPDIEPKATESLDAMYELIQKLIDSGHAYKTSEGDIYFDTSSDGEYLSLSSRVQDEDDKLQRVENSLQKRNPADFALWKSVKDNTITFNSPFGEGRPGWHLECSAMIEKHLAHEGAEFAVDIHGGGADLLFPHHENEAAQTRCATNHALANYWMHNGFVNIDGEKMSKSLGNSFFLKDALKEYDGEVLRFYLLSTHYRSNFNFNTQDLATSKKRLDKIYRLKKRLFGLADCTDATPFKESLLKALSDDMNVSSALALIEAFISSTNEVLDTAGKHKELKRETISNLAYIEKILGFGSKNAYEYFQFGVDAHTKLQIFDLIVKRDEAKKEKNFQESDKLRDEILAFGVNIMDTPQGTFWEKV